The following are from one region of the Amedibacterium intestinale genome:
- a CDS encoding ankyrin repeat domain-containing protein, translating into MMSERKLATQLLNAVWNDDHNLLVEVLREGADPNWIFNGYPILQHAIYMRNLDTVMTLIEAGAIGLEEALGFALDRGIGEMVFPLAYLGVVPKMEKIDGKYGSYPSRYSPLKTKTVLA; encoded by the coding sequence ATGATGAGTGAAAGAAAATTGGCTACACAATTATTAAATGCAGTATGGAATGATGACCATAATCTGCTTGTAGAGGTTTTAAGGGAAGGAGCAGATCCCAATTGGATTTTTAATGGTTATCCTATTTTGCAGCATGCCATTTATATGCGAAATTTAGATACCGTTATGACATTGATCGAAGCAGGTGCTATAGGGCTGGAAGAAGCTCTTGGATTTGCTTTGGATCGCGGTATTGGAGAAATGGTTTTTCCATTGGCATATCTTGGAGTTGTTCCTAAAATGGAGAAGATTGATGGAAAATATGGATCCTATCCAAGTCGTTATTCTCCTTTAAAGACAAAAACTGTTTTAGCCTAG
- a CDS encoding helix-turn-helix transcriptional regulator, giving the protein MGKSANCIRMLLLLKARGFLTKEELAQLLETNIRNISEYRKELEEAGYRIESTTGKYGGYRLLPNSLFPVVSLRKDELQAVKEAQSYLKSHGDFLLYSEFENACDKLLASTAISSKEKGFYMETKGVHVSKHIKDMIQRMEMARDDHRVISILYKSMHANSFSSVRVHPYELLNDKGSYYCLGYSLKAKDFRKFKFSEERMQDLRILEASFQRDPSFHIKDHIGQMGLMKNEYYKLDLHIYKESALLVSEKPAGYDVVMEWIDENTLHYQAIMEGKIPTMQFLLSLGNHVRILKPAELKKEILKIVQDMAGMYQNENRSVL; this is encoded by the coding sequence ATGGGAAAAAGTGCAAACTGTATTCGAATGCTTCTTCTGTTAAAGGCAAGAGGCTTTTTAACAAAAGAAGAACTTGCACAATTGTTAGAAACGAATATACGAAATATATCAGAATATAGGAAAGAACTGGAAGAAGCAGGATATCGTATTGAAAGTACGACAGGGAAATATGGCGGATATCGTTTGCTGCCTAATTCTCTTTTTCCAGTTGTTTCTTTGCGTAAAGATGAATTGCAGGCAGTAAAAGAAGCACAAAGTTACTTGAAAAGCCATGGTGATTTTCTTTTATATTCTGAATTTGAAAATGCCTGTGATAAGCTTTTGGCTTCCACTGCAATAAGTTCAAAGGAAAAAGGTTTTTATATGGAAACCAAAGGGGTTCATGTAAGCAAACATATAAAAGATATGATTCAGCGTATGGAAATGGCCAGAGATGATCATCGCGTGATTTCTATTCTTTATAAAAGTATGCATGCCAATAGCTTTTCATCTGTTCGTGTGCATCCATACGAATTGTTAAATGATAAGGGGAGTTATTATTGCCTGGGGTATTCTTTAAAAGCAAAAGATTTTCGTAAATTTAAGTTTAGTGAAGAACGTATGCAGGATTTAAGAATATTGGAAGCTTCTTTTCAAAGAGATCCTTCTTTTCATATAAAAGATCATATAGGACAAATGGGTCTTATGAAAAATGAATACTATAAGCTTGATTTGCATATTTATAAAGAAAGTGCCTTGCTTGTCAGTGAGAAACCTGCAGGTTATGATGTCGTTATGGAATGGATAGATGAAAATACTTTGCATTATCAGGCAATTATGGAAGGTAAAATCCCAACAATGCAGTTTTTACTGTCTTTAGGAAATCATGTACGAATTTTAAAACCAGCAGAATTAAAGAAAGAAATTTTAAAAATCGTACAAGATATGGCTGGAATGTATCAGAATGAAAATAGAAGTGTGCTATAA
- a CDS encoding DUF2779 domain-containing protein, with amino-acid sequence MYHISDFKKLERCPKQYWLSKRVEKEFVPYITYNEDIIALSIELLMIQNVFTGQPNDPKELAIEAFKNKKNLVNARFSYEDLRVKVPILLQEEERVQVYFPFVNCYPKESEAQMMADTLSVLGKCDIKVDEVYAIHLNADYIREETLDVRKLLVVNDHLFNSKNHPHGCIKDLIAEYTRDLLPLLEALRKLDIQEKIETKRTAVCTRGGKCAYYEQCFPETLPSNSIMHLVQSSHKLEMFEEGRTRLQDADVDRIEGTRFQFAQIMADRNNGLFIDKGAIRIWMKEHIHYPISYLDFEWETLAYPPYKGMKPFDVLTFQYSLHIEKENGDLEQRGFIGEKDCREDFIRHLINDLPKEGSILVYNMEGAEKLRLIQLAKQFPQYKDELQQIWERMVDLSLPFSSGNIYDLRMEGMYSLKKLVPIFSDYTYESLSVSHGMEAVQCWREYETSQKERKEELYQALYEYCAMDTYAEYIIYHALKDLVK; translated from the coding sequence ATGTATCATATCAGTGATTTTAAAAAGCTGGAAAGATGTCCAAAACAATACTGGTTATCCAAACGAGTAGAGAAGGAATTTGTCCCCTATATTACATATAATGAAGATATTATTGCTTTATCCATAGAATTGTTAATGATACAAAATGTGTTTACAGGACAGCCTAATGATCCTAAAGAACTTGCGATAGAAGCTTTTAAAAATAAGAAAAATTTAGTCAATGCACGTTTTTCCTATGAAGACCTTCGTGTAAAAGTTCCTATTCTACTGCAGGAGGAAGAACGCGTACAAGTATATTTTCCTTTTGTAAACTGCTATCCAAAAGAAAGTGAAGCACAAATGATGGCGGATACGTTAAGCGTACTTGGAAAATGTGATATTAAAGTAGATGAAGTATATGCAATTCATTTAAATGCTGACTATATCCGTGAAGAAACTTTGGATGTAAGAAAATTACTAGTTGTGAATGATCATCTGTTTAATTCGAAGAATCATCCGCATGGATGCATTAAAGATTTGATTGCAGAATATACTAGAGATCTTTTACCATTGCTGGAAGCTTTGCGTAAACTTGATATACAGGAAAAGATTGAAACAAAAAGAACAGCTGTATGTACAAGAGGAGGAAAATGTGCATATTATGAACAATGTTTTCCAGAAACGTTGCCTTCTAATTCTATTATGCATTTGGTACAGTCTTCCCATAAGTTAGAAATGTTTGAGGAAGGAAGAACAAGATTACAAGATGCAGATGTTGATCGTATTGAGGGAACAAGATTTCAATTTGCACAAATCATGGCTGATAGGAATAATGGGCTTTTCATTGATAAAGGAGCAATTCGTATATGGATGAAGGAACATATTCACTATCCTATTTCTTATTTGGATTTTGAATGGGAAACTCTTGCCTATCCTCCTTATAAAGGAATGAAACCCTTTGATGTCTTAACATTTCAATATTCTTTGCATATAGAAAAAGAAAATGGGGATTTAGAACAGCGAGGTTTTATTGGTGAAAAAGATTGTCGAGAAGATTTTATTCGTCATTTGATTAACGACCTTCCAAAAGAAGGAAGTATTTTGGTTTATAATATGGAGGGGGCAGAAAAACTTCGCTTGATACAGCTTGCAAAACAATTTCCTCAATATAAAGATGAACTTCAACAAATATGGGAACGTATGGTTGACTTGTCTTTGCCTTTTTCTAGTGGGAATATTTACGATCTTCGTATGGAAGGGATGTATTCATTAAAAAAACTGGTTCCTATTTTTTCTGATTATACATATGAAAGCTTAAGTGTATCTCATGGTATGGAAGCTGTACAATGCTGGAGAGAATATGAAACGTCTCAAAAAGAAAGAAAAGAAGAACTTTATCAGGCATTATATGAGTATTGTGCTATGGATACTTATGCCGAATACATCATTTATCATGCTTTAAAAGATTTGGTAAAGTAA
- a CDS encoding CorA family divalent cation transporter — MMFYTAKDTWMPCEWQKDTTNLLVGFCKSEDLIYMQKQMHLFSKNTIKEVLGQSDDKKVNKVDTYYGYVFGILYLFTKYKQDTPKISFYIVLHTLLIVCDDETCLQELQKEILQLDPGVCTLEKTLRAVLEYVLFHVERQLDEVENEMTAFDEKISSFDRGIASEFREYRRLMLRMSHFMEQILDVCENLLEDENTFFHTEHLHQLKIAKDKAVRIEERVRMMEEYIEQLKEEFQFQQDYKLNQTMYVFTVVTVIFLPLTLIVGWYGMNFTSMPEVTWKYGYLFVILLSVSVVGCLLLYLKRKKLL, encoded by the coding sequence ATGATGTTTTATACAGCAAAAGATACTTGGATGCCTTGTGAATGGCAAAAGGATACAACAAATTTACTTGTTGGATTTTGTAAAAGTGAAGATCTTATATACATGCAGAAACAAATGCATTTGTTTTCAAAGAACACGATTAAGGAAGTACTGGGACAATCAGATGATAAAAAAGTAAATAAAGTAGATACTTATTATGGATATGTGTTTGGTATTTTGTATCTATTTACAAAATACAAACAAGATACTCCTAAGATAAGTTTTTATATTGTCTTGCATACGCTTCTTATTGTATGTGATGATGAAACATGTTTACAGGAACTTCAAAAAGAAATCCTTCAGCTGGATCCTGGTGTATGCACTCTAGAGAAAACACTGCGTGCGGTTTTAGAATATGTACTTTTTCATGTTGAGAGGCAACTGGATGAGGTTGAAAATGAAATGACAGCTTTTGATGAGAAGATAAGTTCCTTTGATCGTGGAATAGCAAGTGAATTTCGAGAATACAGGCGTCTTATGCTTCGTATGTCACATTTTATGGAACAGATTTTGGATGTATGTGAAAATTTGCTGGAGGATGAAAATACATTTTTTCACACAGAACATCTGCATCAGTTAAAAATCGCAAAGGATAAAGCTGTACGAATAGAAGAAAGAGTACGCATGATGGAGGAATATATTGAACAGTTAAAAGAAGAATTCCAGTTTCAGCAGGATTATAAATTAAATCAGACAATGTATGTTTTTACGGTTGTAACAGTTATCTTTTTGCCTTTGACATTAATTGTTGGATGGTATGGCATGAATTTTACCTCTATGCCGGAAGTAACATGGAAATATGGTTATCTCTTCGTTATTCTTTTATCTGTTAGTGTTGTAGGTTGTTTATTGTTGTACCTAAAAAGGAAAAAACTGTTATAA
- a CDS encoding YgiQ family radical SAM protein encodes MAFLPTTREEMLEQGFEQVDFVYVNGDAYVDHPSFGCAIITRVLQAYGYSCAILAQPDWHKDEEFLQFGEPRLGFLVSAGNIDSMVNHYSVNKRRRDHDAYSDEGIMGKRPDRPTTVYTQILKRLFPNKPVLIGGIEASLRRLSHYDYWDDKVRRSILMDSQADLLMYGMGENTIVEVADALNSGLEAKDLCYIRGTVWKTKSLEYLSDYIMLPSFEEVKNDKYTYAKSFHIQHENIDAIAAKILVEPYDGWYVVQNQPPLPLTQDEMDFTYSLPYERTFHPKYKYIPAIEEVQFSIVSNRGCFGSCAFCAITHHQGRVISSRSVESVVEEAKSITKLPNFKGYIHDVGGPSANFSKEACNKQREFGACKNKECLHPKPCNNLIVDHSHYLDMLRAVRSLPNIKKVFIRSGIRYDYLMYDKSDEFFDELVKYHISGQLKVAPEHISAAVLDKMGKPRKELYLKFVDKFKQKNEEFGMKQFIVPYLMSSHPGSDLNAAIELACYLKKIHYTPKQVQDFYPTPGTPATCMYYTGLDPKTMRPVYVAKTYEEKAMQRALMQFTYPKNYDLVYKALKKAGRLDLVGNSSKCLIPYRKGNGYSKNNFNGNKKSEYKRGRKA; translated from the coding sequence ATGGCTTTTTTACCTACAACAAGAGAAGAAATGCTGGAACAGGGATTTGAACAAGTTGATTTTGTATATGTGAATGGAGATGCCTATGTGGATCATCCTTCTTTTGGATGTGCAATCATTACCAGAGTGCTGCAGGCATATGGATATAGCTGTGCGATACTGGCACAGCCAGACTGGCATAAGGATGAAGAATTTTTACAGTTTGGAGAACCTAGATTGGGGTTTTTAGTATCTGCTGGAAATATTGATTCTATGGTAAATCATTATTCTGTTAATAAAAGAAGAAGAGATCACGATGCATATAGCGATGAAGGAATCATGGGGAAAAGACCAGATCGTCCTACAACTGTATATACACAAATCTTAAAAAGATTATTTCCAAATAAACCTGTCTTAATTGGAGGGATTGAAGCTAGTTTACGACGTCTTTCTCATTATGATTATTGGGATGATAAAGTAAGACGAAGTATTTTGATGGATTCCCAGGCTGATTTGTTAATGTATGGGATGGGAGAAAACACCATTGTGGAAGTGGCAGATGCCTTAAACAGTGGTTTAGAGGCAAAAGATTTATGTTATATTCGTGGAACTGTGTGGAAAACAAAAAGTTTAGAATATTTAAGTGATTATATTATGCTTCCTTCGTTTGAAGAAGTTAAAAATGACAAGTATACTTATGCGAAAAGTTTTCATATACAACATGAAAATATTGATGCTATTGCGGCAAAAATATTGGTAGAACCATATGATGGATGGTATGTAGTTCAAAATCAGCCACCTTTGCCACTAACACAGGATGAAATGGATTTTACATACTCTTTACCATATGAGCGTACTTTCCATCCAAAATATAAATATATACCTGCGATAGAAGAGGTACAGTTTTCTATTGTATCAAATAGAGGATGTTTTGGTTCTTGTGCTTTTTGTGCTATTACACATCATCAGGGAAGAGTTATTTCATCAAGAAGTGTAGAAAGTGTTGTAGAAGAGGCAAAATCAATTACGAAACTGCCAAACTTTAAAGGGTACATTCATGATGTTGGAGGACCAAGTGCAAACTTTTCCAAAGAAGCCTGCAACAAGCAGCGTGAATTTGGTGCTTGTAAAAACAAAGAATGTTTACATCCAAAACCATGTAATAATTTAATCGTTGACCACAGTCACTATTTGGATATGCTTAGAGCTGTAAGAAGTCTTCCAAATATCAAAAAAGTATTTATCCGTTCAGGAATTCGATACGATTATTTAATGTATGATAAAAGTGATGAGTTTTTTGATGAACTTGTAAAATATCATATTAGTGGACAGCTAAAGGTTGCCCCAGAGCATATCAGTGCTGCTGTATTGGATAAAATGGGAAAACCTAGAAAAGAGCTGTATTTGAAATTTGTTGATAAATTTAAACAAAAAAATGAAGAATTTGGAATGAAACAGTTTATCGTTCCTTACTTGATGAGTTCTCATCCTGGAAGTGATTTAAATGCCGCAATCGAACTTGCGTGCTATTTGAAAAAAATTCATTATACGCCAAAACAGGTACAGGATTTTTACCCTACACCAGGTACACCGGCAACTTGTATGTATTACACAGGGCTAGATCCAAAAACAATGCGACCAGTATATGTTGCGAAAACATACGAAGAAAAAGCTATGCAAAGAGCTTTGATGCAGTTTACATATCCGAAAAATTACGATTTGGTATACAAAGCTTTGAAAAAAGCAGGACGTTTGGATTTGGTTGGAAACTCATCGAAATGTTTAATTCCTTATCGAAAAGGAAATGGATATTCTAAAAACAATTTCAATGGAAATAAAAAATCAGAGTACAAAAGAGGAAGAAAAGCATAA
- a CDS encoding peptidoglycan-binding domain-containing protein: MATIATAYLQFITLLQGKPSYLENIRIRIFRKEKEILVYEDFDVSDTCGKSSLFPLYTPEEKNHTFYYQAQISFPDYQTIFIDKIYLQPNKYVYIPVEMIPLSPTTNSKYTFMPLYDQTIYENNKIKEKILTLQKRLNFLRTYYPSILPVKNDGIFKTNTKNSIISFEQLLGLEEDGILSETIWNLTEEMVRELKEEESR; the protein is encoded by the coding sequence GTGGCAACAATCGCAACCGCTTATCTTCAATTCATAACCTTACTGCAAGGAAAACCATCCTATTTAGAAAATATTCGTATACGTATTTTCCGTAAAGAAAAAGAAATACTTGTATATGAAGATTTTGATGTAAGCGATACTTGTGGTAAAAGCAGTTTATTTCCTCTTTATACACCAGAAGAAAAAAATCATACATTCTACTATCAGGCACAAATATCTTTTCCAGATTATCAAACTATTTTTATAGATAAAATTTATCTGCAACCTAACAAATATGTTTATATCCCTGTAGAAATGATACCTCTTTCTCCCACAACAAATTCTAAATATACATTTATGCCATTATATGATCAGACGATATATGAAAATAATAAAATTAAAGAAAAAATCTTAACACTACAAAAAAGACTGAATTTTCTTAGAACATACTATCCTTCTATCCTGCCTGTAAAAAATGATGGTATTTTTAAAACAAACACCAAAAATTCTATCATCTCTTTTGAACAGCTTCTTGGTTTAGAAGAAGATGGCATATTAAGTGAAACTATTTGGAATCTTACAGAAGAAATGGTAAGGGAATTAAAAGAGGAAGAAAGCAGATAA
- a CDS encoding zinc dependent phospholipase C family protein — protein MPNIITHKLFAEDVYHALNDTQLKCMIKRNLELYYIGSQGSDFLFFSHLMPWDVYKSHELNRLGSRMHNEHINDFYECAMHSIQKQTNKEIQERMIVYLFGHLCHWALDKTAHPYIYYFTGKGKKKNSSFHHRLESIIDARLLEKKRDLTIKEYPYYKLCEYDVNMLQAIARIYVAVSREVYHVDLKVHDIRETLDTWYEVQKFLYDPGCIKYACIHGVEKILHKEWQLSGNIVRNKEIDQLDILNEERKEWKHPCDDKITSTASFLDLYDDAIITASKVIKMANWILQGKAGIHHLLHIIDDQTYTRGMKENKEMRYFNIIFEKQREDTK, from the coding sequence ATGCCAAATATCATTACTCATAAATTATTTGCGGAAGATGTGTATCATGCACTAAATGATACACAATTAAAGTGTATGATCAAACGTAATTTAGAACTATATTATATCGGTAGTCAAGGATCCGATTTTTTGTTTTTTTCACATTTGATGCCATGGGATGTATATAAAAGTCATGAGCTAAATCGTTTAGGCAGTCGTATGCATAATGAGCATATCAATGATTTTTATGAATGTGCTATGCACAGTATACAAAAGCAGACAAATAAAGAAATTCAGGAAAGAATGATCGTGTATTTGTTTGGACATCTATGTCATTGGGCCCTGGATAAAACAGCACACCCTTATATATATTATTTTACTGGAAAAGGAAAGAAAAAAAACTCTTCATTCCATCATCGTCTAGAATCTATTATTGACGCAAGATTACTGGAGAAAAAAAGAGATTTAACAATAAAAGAATATCCTTACTATAAACTTTGCGAATATGATGTAAATATGCTGCAGGCAATTGCCCGTATTTATGTAGCGGTATCTCGAGAAGTCTATCATGTAGATTTGAAAGTTCATGATATAAGAGAAACGCTTGATACATGGTATGAGGTTCAAAAATTTCTATATGATCCTGGCTGTATAAAATATGCCTGTATCCATGGAGTGGAAAAGATTTTGCATAAGGAATGGCAGCTTTCTGGTAATATTGTAAGAAATAAAGAAATAGATCAGCTGGATATTCTAAATGAAGAAAGAAAAGAGTGGAAACATCCCTGTGATGATAAAATCACAAGTACAGCATCGTTTTTGGATCTGTATGATGATGCGATTATTACGGCATCAAAGGTAATCAAAATGGCAAATTGGATCCTGCAGGGAAAAGCAGGAATTCATCATTTGCTGCATATTATTGATGATCAGACATATACAAGAGGTATGAAAGAAAATAAGGAAATGCGCTATTTTAATATCATTTTTGAGAAACAGCGGGAGGATACGAAATGA
- a CDS encoding dipeptidase, which produces MRLFDLHADIGYDIIQKKKQKITKDVIKNYHVEKFHKGEIAFICMASFFEGKETWDEMKDMISSTRKEIDDCDAVDLVLTREDLEKDTGNVKAIMSVEGMCGIHDEPREKIRWMYAQGVRLASLCWNDENDLATGVKGNLEHGLHPLGREVVEEMISLNMIIDVSHTNEKTFWDIMSYKDAHVIATHSNIRDLCNHPRNLWKQQAEAILDRGGLIGMNSAPAFISEHVEERDCEHLVNHVKWIKDFRGNVDGIACGFDFMDFYDEYHGYCKGLKDCTQAQNFVKELELHKFKKEEIQAIAYENSVAYFNRYL; this is translated from the coding sequence ATGAGGCTTTTTGATTTGCATGCAGATATAGGATATGACATTATTCAGAAAAAGAAACAAAAAATCACAAAAGATGTTATTAAGAATTATCATGTAGAAAAGTTTCATAAAGGAGAAATCGCTTTTATATGTATGGCAAGTTTTTTTGAAGGTAAAGAAACATGGGATGAAATGAAAGATATGATTTCTTCTACCAGAAAAGAAATTGATGACTGTGATGCTGTAGACCTTGTATTAACTAGAGAAGATTTAGAAAAAGATACAGGAAATGTGAAAGCTATTATGAGTGTAGAGGGAATGTGTGGAATTCACGATGAACCTAGAGAAAAGATTCGCTGGATGTATGCGCAGGGAGTTCGTCTTGCCTCTTTGTGCTGGAATGATGAAAATGATTTGGCTACAGGAGTCAAGGGAAATTTAGAACATGGACTGCATCCATTAGGTAGAGAAGTTGTTGAAGAAATGATTTCTTTAAATATGATCATCGATGTATCTCATACAAATGAAAAAACATTTTGGGATATTATGTCTTATAAAGATGCACATGTTATTGCGACACACTCTAATATTCGTGATTTATGCAATCATCCACGAAATTTATGGAAACAACAAGCAGAAGCTATTTTGGATAGAGGTGGATTAATAGGGATGAATAGTGCACCTGCATTTATTAGTGAACATGTAGAAGAAAGGGATTGTGAACACCTTGTGAATCATGTGAAATGGATAAAAGATTTTAGAGGAAATGTGGATGGTATTGCCTGCGGCTTTGATTTTATGGATTTTTATGATGAATATCATGGCTATTGTAAAGGGCTAAAAGATTGTACACAGGCACAGAATTTTGTAAAGGAGTTAGAACTTCACAAATTTAAGAAAGAAGAAATACAAGCAATAGCTTATGAAAATTCAGTTGCTTATTTTAATAGATATTTATAA
- a CDS encoding DUF1893 domain-containing protein: MDRKYKLLQDEKLSCIIYKKEQVYTAKTSGIKPIMEFLEEGILENAFVVDKVIGKAAAMLMVYGQVKEIYTPLISTPALSLLQQNNIPVTYEKEVPYIINRKKDGMCIMEKAVLNCNNVKEAYHILKEKLEHLS, translated from the coding sequence ATGGATAGAAAATACAAACTATTACAAGATGAAAAACTCAGCTGTATCATTTATAAAAAAGAGCAAGTATACACAGCAAAAACAAGTGGAATCAAACCCATCATGGAATTTCTGGAAGAAGGTATTTTAGAAAATGCCTTTGTTGTAGATAAAGTTATCGGGAAAGCTGCTGCAATGTTAATGGTCTATGGACAGGTAAAAGAAATATATACGCCACTCATCTCTACACCTGCCTTATCACTCCTTCAGCAAAACAATATTCCTGTAACCTACGAAAAAGAAGTTCCTTATATCATCAATCGTAAAAAAGATGGTATGTGTATCATGGAAAAAGCTGTATTGAATTGTAACAACGTGAAAGAAGCTTATCATATACTAAAAGAAAAATTAGAACATTTGTCTTAA
- the hpf gene encoding ribosome hibernation-promoting factor, HPF/YfiA family has protein sequence MKVQIYGKNITVTPAIAEKIEKKLNHLEKYFMIDENVIANVVVRVYPNKQKIEVTIPTKYAVLRTEVVHDDLYAAIDLAIDKLEDQIRRQKTRLTRKHKEKLAYAFIEEAEVLDNGDEGDELVKTKSIVADTMELDEAIMRMEMLNHNFFIYRDDETKEIAVVYKRHDGGYGLIETE, from the coding sequence ATGAAAGTCCAGATCTACGGAAAAAATATTACAGTAACACCAGCGATTGCTGAAAAAATTGAGAAGAAGTTAAATCATCTTGAAAAGTATTTTATGATTGATGAAAACGTTATTGCCAATGTGGTTGTTAGAGTTTATCCAAACAAACAGAAAATAGAGGTTACGATTCCAACCAAATATGCGGTTCTTCGTACAGAAGTTGTGCATGATGACTTGTATGCAGCTATTGACTTGGCAATTGATAAATTAGAAGATCAGATTCGTCGTCAAAAAACACGTTTAACTAGAAAACACAAAGAAAAATTAGCTTATGCATTTATAGAAGAAGCAGAAGTGTTAGATAATGGTGATGAGGGAGATGAATTAGTTAAAACAAAATCTATTGTTGCAGATACGATGGAACTTGATGAAGCAATTATGCGTATGGAAATGCTAAATCATAATTTCTTTATCTATCGTGATGATGAAACAAAAGAAATCGCTGTTGTTTATAAACGTCATGATGGCGGTTATGGCTTGATTGAAACAGAATAA
- a CDS encoding DUF3196 family protein — protein MDTYYEDILNKVEQLIAENDIQNAFCILEEELSMPYIPKAYEDRLISLYNDCRSQINESRKARSYGEEEIGELLHGSLEEQFLAVEQLKKSNIRNHLDEIRSYLKGNTHYFVRSCLIEAMMEQNISEEFTTEMDGLEVTFTPCFVEMPQESDGVEKAVSYLQEWFESDNPTFTMMCVESLIKEAYLRLPFTIEEDEAFDLAVDIACYVFKANEDKEGLMAFLNEKGLAQSYGYELLLSKHDV, from the coding sequence ATGGATACGTATTATGAGGATATTCTAAATAAAGTGGAGCAGCTAATCGCAGAAAATGATATTCAAAATGCTTTTTGTATTTTAGAAGAAGAACTTTCGATGCCCTATATTCCAAAAGCGTATGAAGATCGACTGATTTCCTTATATAATGATTGCCGCTCTCAAATAAATGAGAGCAGAAAAGCAAGAAGTTATGGAGAGGAAGAAATTGGAGAACTTCTTCATGGTTCTTTGGAAGAGCAGTTTCTTGCGGTTGAACAGTTAAAGAAAAGTAATATTCGTAACCATTTGGATGAGATTCGTTCTTATTTGAAAGGGAATACACATTATTTTGTACGATCCTGTTTGATTGAGGCGATGATGGAACAAAATATAAGTGAAGAGTTTACAACCGAGATGGATGGACTGGAAGTAACCTTTACTCCGTGTTTTGTTGAAATGCCGCAGGAAAGTGATGGAGTTGAAAAAGCTGTTTCTTATTTGCAGGAGTGGTTTGAAAGTGATAATCCAACTTTTACAATGATGTGTGTAGAGTCTTTGATCAAAGAAGCTTACCTTCGACTTCCATTTACAATTGAAGAAGATGAAGCATTTGATTTGGCAGTAGATATTGCCTGTTATGTATTTAAGGCAAATGAAGACAAAGAAGGTTTGATGGCGTTTCTAAATGAAAAAGGGCTTGCGCAAAGTTATGGTTATGAATTATTATTAAGTAAGCATGACGTTTAG